In Coccidioides posadasii str. Silveira chromosome 4, complete sequence, one genomic interval encodes:
- the SMD3 gene encoding small nuclear ribonucleoprotein Sm D3 (EggNog:ENOG410PP13~COG:A~BUSCO:16291at33183) — protein sequence MGKLTSTIGIPIKLLNEAQGHVVTLEITSGQVYRGKLLEAEDNMNVQLKDITVTARDGRVSHLDQVYIRGSHVRFFIVPDMLRNAPMFRTRGQRGRGVGLARGRATVNRARGQRRG from the exons ATGGGCAAGCTAACCAGCACAATCGGCATTCCAATCAAGCTTCTCAACGAAGCCCAG GGCCATGTCGTCACCCTCGAAATCACATCCGGCCAGGTCTACAGAGGAAAGCTCCTAGAAG CCGAAGATAACATGAACGTCCAACTGAAAGATATTACCGTCACGGCGCGCGACGGTCGTGTTTCGCATCTCGACCAAGTCTACATTCGTGGAAGCCATGTCAGATTCTTTATTGTTCCAGATATGTTGCG AAACGCACCGATGTTCCGAACAAGAGGTCAGCGCGGAAGAGGTGTTGGTTTGGCTCGAGGCAGAGCGACGGTCAACAGAGCCCGTGGTCAGCGACGAGGTTAG
- a CDS encoding uncharacterized protein (EggNog:ENOG410PNB1~COG:S~BUSCO:12334at33183), which yields MRPLNSNIPAFNLTISTLLRQPSYLLPNYTIPTLLDLPHDLGPHLLPPSSTATHRRPPPTIRALVLDKDNTFTPPNTLSIPPSYLSKLHALRTDPSSPFNLTHNPHGILIVSNTSGSNPDQPIYAAEATTLESHLHDLRIPVFRSPPLQHHPGGHKTPLKKPFSFPAVLKYLMARNVVESPAEIAVVGDRLGTDVLMASLMGAWSVWVRDGVTEGGKGEGRGRQGVDYRGVLAKLEARLEAYLRRRGVKPSVPKGWEGAD from the coding sequence ATGCGCCCGCTCAACAGCAACATCCCAGCCTTCAATCTCACCATCTCCACGCTCCTCCGCCAGCCCTCCTACCTGCTCCCAAACTACACCATCCCAACCCTCCTCGACCTCCCACACGACCTAGGCCCGCACCTCCTCCCGCCCTCCTCTACCGCAACCCACCGGCGCCCGCCCCCGACCATCCGTGCCCTCGTCCTCGACAAAGACAACACCTTCACACCCCCCAACACCCTCTCTATCCCCCCTAGCTACCTCTCCAAGCTACATGCACTGCGTACCGACCCATCCTCCCCCTTCAATCTCACCCATAACCCGCACGGCATCCTCATCGTCTCCAACACCTCCGGCAGCAACCCAGACCAACCCATCTACGCCGCCGAAGCCACCACGCTCGAATCCCACCTTCACGACCTGCGCATCCCCGTCTTCCGCTCCCCACCCCTCCAACACCACCCCGGTGGCCACAAGACACCGCTGAAGAAACCATTTTCGTTCCCCGCCGTCCTGAAATATCTCATGGCACGCAACGTCGTTGAGTCGCCTGCGGAGATCGCTGTGGTGGGAGATCGCTTGGGCACAGATGTGTTAATGGCGAGCTTGATGGGTGCGTGGAGTGTTTGGGTTCGTGATGGGGTGACGGAGGGGGGGAAGGGTGAGGGGCGGGGTAGGCAAGGGGTGGATTATCGTGGTGTGCTGGCTAAGTTAGAGGCAAGGTTGGAAGCGTATCTGAGGAGAAGAGGTGTGAAACCTTCGGTGCCGAAGGGATGGGAGGGAGCGGACTGA
- a CDS encoding uncharacterized protein (EggNog:ENOG410PJTV~COG:K~BUSCO:7351at33183) encodes MSLKQESQSISAPSGAPAPPVAPAMANAPTNSGASGPATSVQQQQQQQQQQRPSRRPPRKSTLTQQQKNHKRQRATQDQLVTLEMEFNKNPTPTAAVRERIAEEINMTERSVQIWFQNRRAKIKMIAKRGIETGEDCDSVPESMRQYLALHWDPSKSRNLFNRGYGSGDPMLNAPTSSSKIVISHFSCRSLRVGTWRRVGQNTMDLVIFYSPDKSCMTYYINNDSAGYKIEYPFSYIKNIALEPAEPGPTGDATPPKFGGIVIELNRPPNFYMDSSNSGGFYQCGDFTEDQQATKSLVHHLGGGHPKVLSVQLAKLVSLESFQNRHIHYGFTGFASAPVSPHIIHRPASQPNQMARRQSAIYQENHFGMGLHPPRGHKRQRSRSVPVPVDFSAMQTPMPSFHVQNPSTQFQPNPNIFAPVPQTHIPVNGVAGALQVDTSAGYNLDFHNYPMSAATASPPEFASPSLFATTAPPDQPQTTHLGAPYNVPFLSPSSMVDHGNVIAHSASPLSHVSQAEPSIADQSPPLTTTQRSSPAEMFPVSNDPASSLPDDGLLLSEMYSKQNLNVSMPSPPMDDTTFALTLQGLHDQGASDNGVDFHGMLSFDTVDPMSLGADS; translated from the exons ATGTCACTGAAGCAGGAGTCTCAGAGCATATCTGCTCCTTCGGGCGCCCCTGCACCGCCCGTTGCTCCCGCGATGGCTAATGCGCCGACGAATTCCGGTGCTTCAGGCCCTGCTACCTCTGtccaacaacaacaacaacagcagcagcaacaacgTCCTTCACGACGTCCTCCGCGAAAAAGCACGCTCACTCAGCAGCAAAAGAACCATAAGCGTCAACGTGCCACTCAAGACCAGCTTGTGACTTTGGAGATGGaattcaacaagaacccCACGCCAACTGCCGCAGTGCGCGAGAGAATCGCGGAGGAGATCAACATGACTGAACGCTCGGTTCAGATCTGGTTCCAGAATCG ACGAGCCAAGATCAAGATGATTGCGAAAAGAGGAATTGAGACCGGCGAAGATTGTGATTCCGTGCCTGAATCGATGCGCCAGTACTTGGCCTTGCATTGGGACCCTTCCAAATCCCGTAATTTGTTCAATCGGGGCTATGGTTCTGGTGACCCGATGCTTAATGCACCGACCTCGTCCAGCAAAATCG TGATATCCCACTTCTCCTGTCGCTCCCTGAGAGTTGGAACGTGGAGACGTGTTGGCCAAAACACGATGGACTTGGTCATCTTTTATTCACCGGACAAGTCTTGTATGACATACTATATCAACAATGACTCTGCAGGATACAAGATCGAGTATCCGTTTTCatatatcaagaatatcGCCTTGGAACCTGCGGAACCCGGTCCAACCGGTGATGCTACCCCTCCAAAGTTTGGTGGAATTGTCATCGAACTAAATCGTCCTCCAAATTTCTACATGGATTCGTCCAACTCCGGTGGCTTCTATCAGTGTGGTGACTTCACAGAAGATCAGCAGGCCACCAAATCTCTTGTTCACCATCTTGGAGGCGGCCACCCAAAGGTCCTCAGCGTTCAATTGGCGAAGCTAGTATCCTTGGAATCCTTTCAGAATCGTCATATCCACTATGGCTTTACCGGTTTCGCGTCGGCTCCAGTGTCTCCGCACATCATCCATCGCCCAGCTTCACAGCCAAACCAAATGGCCCGTCGCCAGTCTGCGATCTACCAGGAAAATCATTTTGGTATGGGGCTACATCCACCGCGTGGCCATAAACGCCAGCGCAGTCGTTCCGTGCCCGTTCCAGTTGATTTCTCCGCGATGCAAACACCCATGCCATCCTTCCACGTTCAGAACCCGTCGACGCAGTTCCAACCCAATCCGAATATCTTTGCTCCTGTACCCCAGACGCATATCCCGGTGAATGGGGTTGCAGGTGCGTTACAGGTTGACACTTCTGCTGGCTACAATCTCGATTTCCACAATTATCCCATGTCTGCAGCGACGGCTTCTCCTCCAGAATTCGCAAGCCCATCTCTTTTTGCGACCACGGCTCCCCCCGACCAGCCACAGACGACTCACTTGGGCGCGCCATACAATGTCCCGTTCTTGTCACCTTCGTCGATGGTCGACCATGGCAATGTCATTGCACACTCGGCATCTCCACTGTCTCATGTTAGTCAGGCCGAACCTAGCATAGCAGACCAGTCACCACCACTTACCACTACGCAACGTAGTTCTCCCGCTGAAATGTTTCCCGTTTCAAATGACCCAGCATCTTCGCTGCCTGACGACGGTCTCCTCCTGAGCGAGATGTATTCCAAGCAGAACTTAAATGTCTCGATGCCCTCACCCCCAATGGATGATACCACTTTCGCCTTAACATTGCAAGGCCTCCATGATCAAGGAGCTTCAGATAATGGCGTTGATTTCCATGGCATGCTTTCCTTCGACACAGTGGATCCAATGTCGCTGGGTGCCGATTCTTAA